In a genomic window of Octadecabacter temperatus:
- a CDS encoding (2Fe-2S)-binding protein, with protein MSNKKHVKLNVNGKDEEFLAEPRELLIYTLRERLDITGPHIGCETSHCGACTVTIDGKSVKSCTMYTVQAEGKDVTTIEGIGGPDDLHPLQTAFKEHHGLQCGYCTPGMITRATKLLEENPTPTEEEIRFGMAGNICRCTGYQNIVKSIQAAATEMNAAKEAAE; from the coding sequence ATGTCTAATAAGAAACACGTCAAACTAAACGTGAACGGCAAGGACGAAGAATTCCTCGCTGAACCACGCGAATTGCTGATCTACACGTTGCGCGAACGCTTGGACATCACGGGCCCACACATTGGGTGCGAGACATCCCATTGCGGGGCATGCACAGTCACCATCGATGGCAAGTCCGTGAAATCCTGCACCATGTACACGGTTCAAGCCGAAGGTAAGGACGTCACGACCATCGAAGGTATCGGTGGTCCAGATGATCTACACCCGCTGCAGACGGCGTTCAAAGAACACCACGGCTTGCAGTGCGGTTATTGCACTCCGGGTATGATCACACGTGCCACAAAACTTCTGGAAGAAAACCCCACTCCGACCGAGGAAGAAATCCGGTTTGGTATGGCGGGCAATATTTGCCGCTGCACGGGCTACCAGAACATCGTGAAATCCATTCAGGCTGCGGCCACTGAAATGAATGCAGCCAAGGAGGCCGCAGAATGA
- a CDS encoding FAD binding domain-containing protein: MIPAAFEYYRPKDMAGVLSILVEHGDDARVMAGGHSLIPMMKLRMADVPHLIDLQDIPDLSNITVTSDSIRIGAMVTQADLIDDAELSAAAPILREAALQIADPQVRYMGTIGGNVANGDPGNDMPGLMQCLDATFHLIGPDGERDVAARDFYEAAYMTDREDDEVLVGVTFPTPSGGYAYEKQKRKIGDYATAAAAVQIVKDGDTCTFASVAMTNLSDTPIYSADAVDALVGSKIDDAAIKAAIAAMLEDIDPSEDNRGPVAFKNHVAGVILRRTIERAWSRA, from the coding sequence ATGATTCCAGCGGCATTTGAATACTATCGACCCAAGGATATGGCAGGTGTCTTGTCGATCCTTGTCGAGCACGGGGATGATGCCCGTGTCATGGCGGGGGGGCATAGCCTTATCCCGATGATGAAACTCCGCATGGCGGATGTTCCTCATCTTATCGATCTTCAGGACATTCCTGATCTGTCTAACATCACAGTGACAAGCGACAGTATTCGCATCGGTGCGATGGTGACGCAGGCGGACTTGATCGACGATGCAGAACTCTCCGCCGCAGCGCCAATCTTGCGAGAGGCAGCGCTGCAGATTGCTGATCCACAGGTGCGCTACATGGGCACGATCGGTGGCAACGTGGCCAACGGTGACCCAGGTAACGACATGCCGGGCCTGATGCAGTGCCTTGATGCGACGTTTCATTTAATTGGACCTGATGGCGAACGAGACGTCGCCGCTCGTGATTTTTACGAGGCGGCCTATATGACCGACCGCGAGGACGACGAAGTCTTGGTTGGCGTGACCTTTCCAACACCGTCGGGTGGGTATGCTTACGAAAAGCAGAAACGCAAGATTGGAGATTATGCGACAGCCGCTGCTGCCGTTCAAATCGTCAAAGACGGCGACACATGCACATTTGCGTCCGTGGCCATGACCAACCTCAGCGATACGCCGATCTATTCCGCTGATGCGGTTGACGCGTTGGTCGGCTCAAAGATCGATGATGCAGCCATCAAGGCAGCGATTGCCGCCATGTTGGAAGACATCGATCCATCAGAGGACAACCGCGGCCCAGTCGCATTCAAAAACCATGTGGCCGGCGTGATTTTACGCCGCACCATCGAACGCGCTTGGTCGCGGGCATAA
- a CDS encoding MHYT domain-containing protein produces the protein MEFLEVDHDTFLIVMACVVAMAAGFTGLSMTRDLSTKPVFHKKALIALASVALGGGIWAMHFVAMLGMQLPILFYYDAAITLVSALTAILIVGAALIILHFAERTRATIALAGGIVGVGVLVMHYIGMAGLELCRAIYSPLGVAVSSIVAIGLCILAFWVAYGKRTNRNIALGTLCFAVAVCSVHFLAMAGTNLVAVPSGAEFGPSMSNETLALGVIFFSFVIFGACLWVSVTYFIAPTGTLGDDMADGQNQSPQLQFPCERDGGKVYLTQGDVVFVRADGHYTQVYTKDERLFCAWPIAEATKRLLPAGFLQTHRSYLVNPVHVSRFERTKDKGRCVFAGADLPPAPVSRSKLKDVQDALASQVGAIRAS, from the coding sequence ATGGAATTTCTTGAAGTCGACCATGACACGTTCTTGATTGTGATGGCCTGTGTCGTAGCGATGGCGGCTGGCTTTACCGGTCTGTCGATGACGCGTGACCTTTCGACCAAGCCGGTGTTTCACAAGAAGGCGCTTATCGCGCTTGCTTCTGTTGCCCTTGGCGGTGGAATCTGGGCAATGCATTTTGTGGCGATGCTGGGAATGCAGCTACCGATACTGTTTTATTATGATGCTGCAATCACGCTGGTCTCTGCTTTGACGGCAATACTGATCGTTGGGGCGGCGCTCATTATTTTGCACTTTGCCGAACGAACGCGGGCCACAATTGCACTGGCAGGTGGGATCGTGGGCGTCGGTGTTTTGGTTATGCATTACATCGGGATGGCGGGCTTAGAGCTGTGCCGAGCGATCTATTCGCCCCTAGGCGTGGCCGTGTCGTCCATTGTTGCCATAGGGCTTTGCATTTTGGCCTTCTGGGTCGCCTATGGCAAACGCACAAATCGGAACATTGCCCTTGGGACGTTGTGTTTCGCTGTCGCGGTTTGCTCGGTCCACTTCTTGGCGATGGCGGGTACCAACCTTGTGGCAGTTCCCAGCGGTGCGGAATTTGGCCCGTCCATGAGTAATGAGACCCTCGCGTTGGGTGTCATCTTCTTTAGCTTCGTGATCTTCGGGGCGTGTTTGTGGGTCAGTGTAACCTATTTTATCGCGCCAACGGGCACTCTGGGCGACGACATGGCAGACGGGCAAAACCAGTCCCCGCAGTTGCAATTTCCCTGTGAGAGGGACGGAGGAAAGGTTTACCTGACGCAAGGCGATGTCGTGTTTGTCCGTGCAGATGGTCACTACACCCAAGTCTATACCAAAGATGAAAGGTTGTTTTGCGCGTGGCCGATTGCCGAGGCGACAAAACGGCTATTGCCTGCCGGATTTCTACAAACCCACCGCAGTTATCTTGTGAACCCGGTCCACGTATCGCGGTTCGAGCGGACAAAGGACAAAGGGCGCTGTGTCTTTGCAGGGGCCGATTTGCCCCCTGCGCCTGTCAGTCGCTCTAAGCTCAAGGACGTCCAAGACGCGCTTGCGTCGCAGGTTGGTGCAATTCGTGCGAGCTGA
- the purU gene encoding formyltetrahydrofolate deformylase yields MSQYALTVTCQSKRGIVAAIANYLADNDCNITDSAQFDDKETGNFFMRISFETASDGDLASLSAKFADSAAPFDMAYQFHDEAEKMKVVIMVSRFGHCLNDLLYRWRIGALPIDIVAVISNHMDYQKVVVNNDIPFHCIKVTKENKPEAETRIMSVVDDAGADLIVLARYMQILSDEMCQKMSGKIINIHHSFLPSFKGANPYKQAYERGVKLIGATSHYVTADLDEGPIIEQDIVRVTHAQSPNDYVSLGRDVESSVLARAIHAHIHRRVFINGSKTVVFPASPGSFASERMG; encoded by the coding sequence ATGAGCCAATACGCCCTCACCGTTACCTGCCAATCGAAGCGCGGCATTGTCGCTGCGATCGCCAATTATCTAGCAGACAATGACTGCAATATTACCGACAGCGCACAGTTCGACGATAAGGAAACGGGAAATTTCTTTATGCGCATCAGCTTTGAAACGGCCTCTGACGGTGACCTTGCTTCTTTGTCCGCAAAGTTCGCAGATTCCGCCGCGCCTTTTGACATGGCGTATCAATTCCACGATGAGGCCGAAAAGATGAAGGTCGTCATCATGGTCTCCCGTTTCGGCCATTGCTTGAATGACCTGCTCTACCGCTGGCGCATTGGTGCATTGCCGATTGATATCGTCGCGGTAATTTCTAACCACATGGATTATCAAAAGGTCGTCGTGAACAACGACATCCCGTTTCACTGCATCAAAGTCACAAAAGAGAACAAGCCAGAGGCCGAAACACGGATTATGTCTGTGGTTGATGACGCGGGCGCCGATCTGATTGTTCTAGCTCGATACATGCAGATTCTATCTGACGAGATGTGTCAGAAAATGTCCGGCAAAATCATCAACATCCACCACTCCTTCTTGCCAAGTTTCAAGGGCGCGAACCCATATAAGCAGGCCTATGAGCGTGGTGTTAAACTCATCGGAGCAACGTCGCATTATGTGACGGCTGATCTGGACGAAGGTCCAATCATTGAGCAAGACATCGTGCGCGTGACCCATGCGCAATCGCCAAATGACTACGTGTCGTTGGGCCGCGATGTCGAAAGCTCGGTCCTTGCACGTGCAATCCACGCCCACATTCATCGCCGTGTATTCATCAACGGCAGCAAAACAGTGGTATTCCCCGCATCACCTGGCTCCTTCGCATCCGAGCGAATGGGTTAA
- a CDS encoding tripartite tricarboxylate transporter permease, translated as MLEGILIGLQTALSLQNLLVVIGGCLIGTFIGMLPGLGPMSIIAIMIPVAISMGDPSAALILLAGVYYGAIFGGSTSSILLNAPGVAGTVASSFDGYPMSQQGKAGKALTIAAIASFAGGTIGAILLMIFAPMLSSVALLFHSAEYFALMVVGLSAIAAFAGPGQVTKAVMMTVLGLIMATVGEGALFNMPRFTAGIMDLQSGFGFITLAMAMFALPEAVFLVLKPKNLGDDGGEIKDLRITRAEARAIAPVIGRQSLQGFFIGVLPGAGATIASFLGYAVERNIAPKAEQEEFGKGSIKGLAAPETANNAACTGSFVPLLTLGIPGSGTTAILLGALIALNVTPGPRLMVDEPQIFWAVIMSMFIGNLVLLILNLPLIPYIAKLLAIPRNYLIPFILFFTLMGAYIGQNNATELLILVGFGVCGIALKFANFPLPPLLIGFILGGMMEDNFSRSMQLYGGVSFILERPMTLGLLVIAAGLIVLPILTARRTKS; from the coding sequence ATGTTAGAAGGTATTCTGATTGGCCTGCAAACGGCCCTATCCTTGCAGAACCTATTGGTCGTCATTGGCGGTTGTTTGATCGGGACATTCATTGGCATGTTGCCGGGCCTTGGCCCGATGTCGATCATTGCGATCATGATCCCAGTCGCGATTTCTATGGGTGATCCATCAGCTGCGCTGATCCTGTTGGCGGGTGTGTATTACGGTGCGATTTTTGGTGGGTCGACGTCGTCAATCCTTTTGAACGCACCGGGTGTGGCAGGAACAGTGGCTTCATCGTTTGATGGCTACCCGATGTCCCAACAAGGTAAAGCCGGTAAAGCCTTGACCATCGCGGCCATTGCAAGCTTTGCGGGTGGCACGATCGGTGCGATTCTGTTGATGATTTTTGCGCCAATGTTGTCGTCCGTGGCGTTGCTATTCCATTCGGCAGAGTATTTCGCGCTGATGGTCGTAGGACTGTCTGCGATTGCGGCCTTTGCCGGCCCGGGTCAGGTGACCAAGGCGGTTATGATGACTGTGCTTGGCTTGATCATGGCCACAGTGGGCGAGGGCGCATTGTTCAACATGCCACGCTTCACCGCAGGCATTATGGATCTTCAGTCCGGCTTTGGGTTTATTACCTTGGCAATGGCGATGTTTGCCCTTCCAGAAGCAGTTTTCCTTGTCCTGAAACCAAAAAACCTTGGGGACGATGGCGGCGAGATTAAGGATCTGCGCATTACACGCGCCGAAGCACGCGCCATCGCGCCCGTTATCGGACGCCAATCTTTACAAGGGTTCTTCATTGGGGTTTTGCCAGGTGCAGGTGCTACGATTGCGTCCTTCTTGGGCTATGCGGTCGAGCGCAACATCGCGCCAAAGGCCGAACAAGAAGAATTTGGTAAAGGGTCTATCAAAGGGTTGGCCGCGCCAGAAACAGCCAACAACGCTGCTTGTACGGGTTCGTTTGTTCCGCTGCTGACGTTGGGTATCCCCGGGTCAGGAACCACAGCGATCCTGCTTGGCGCGTTGATTGCATTGAATGTTACACCAGGGCCGCGCCTTATGGTCGATGAGCCACAAATTTTCTGGGCCGTCATCATGTCTATGTTCATCGGCAACCTTGTTTTGTTGATCCTGAACCTGCCGCTCATTCCGTACATTGCAAAGCTGTTGGCAATTCCACGGAACTACCTGATCCCGTTCATCTTGTTCTTTACTTTGATGGGCGCCTACATCGGGCAAAACAACGCAACCGAATTGCTGATCTTGGTTGGCTTCGGGGTTTGCGGAATTGCGTTGAAATTTGCAAACTTCCCGCTGCCTCCCTTGTTGATCGGGTTCATCTTGGGCGGAATGATGGAAGACAACTTCTCTAGGTCGATGCAGTTGTACGGTGGCGTTTCGTTTATTCTTGAGCGGCCAATGACACTGGGACTACTGGTAATCGCCGCTGGCCTGATCGTCTTGCCAATCCTGACGGCGCGAAGAACCAAGTCGTGA
- a CDS encoding tripartite tricarboxylate transporter TctB family protein, translating into MALDRWIALVLLGICIVYGYTAWFTMDGSLAPFMRRNPIWPSTFPKVLSIIGIVASLVILLGLEKGEEKIGDIDHRRLGDYFIGQALFLLGLMVVYALCLRPMGFVFSTSAFLIVGSFILGERKWHVMVPVALIATGAVWYLVQEVLGIFLRPLPFFMGV; encoded by the coding sequence ATGGCCTTAGATCGTTGGATCGCACTTGTCCTGTTGGGCATCTGCATCGTTTATGGGTACACCGCGTGGTTCACGATGGACGGTAGCCTTGCGCCTTTCATGCGTCGAAATCCGATCTGGCCTAGCACATTCCCGAAAGTACTTTCGATCATTGGCATCGTTGCCTCGCTCGTCATTTTGCTCGGGCTTGAGAAGGGCGAGGAGAAGATCGGCGATATCGATCACCGTCGTTTGGGCGACTACTTCATCGGGCAGGCCTTGTTCCTGTTAGGGCTGATGGTTGTTTACGCCCTATGTCTGCGCCCAATGGGATTTGTGTTCTCTACCTCGGCCTTTCTTATTGTTGGTTCGTTCATTCTAGGCGAACGAAAATGGCACGTTATGGTGCCTGTTGCGCTGATTGCGACGGGTGCAGTTTGGTATCTGGTTCAAGAGGTGCTCGGCATCTTCCTGCGCCCACTGCCGTTCTTCATGGGGGTGTAG
- a CDS encoding Bug family tripartite tricarboxylate transporter substrate binding protein — translation MTTMKMGRRALIATAVATLGLGNAAFADGHQVLDDIHFIIPGGAGGGWDGTARGTGEALTEAGIVGTATYENMSGGGGGVAIGYMIENADSNHGTLMVNSTPIVIRSLTGVFPHNFRDLTLVSGTIGDYAAIVVPAGSDVTNMEEFLAMFDADPAGTPIGGGSVPGGMDHLVAAMVMEASGRDALGVNYIPYDAGGTAMAALLSGEIKALSTGFSEAVDLANQGEVQIIGVTSDARVDAAPEAMTMMEQGIDTTFVNWRGFFAVPGLPEEQLTAYQDAIAAMYDTEEWEAVRARNGWVNIHNSGDDFQTFLEEQETVIGDLMTKLGFL, via the coding sequence ATGACAACGATGAAAATGGGCCGTCGCGCCCTGATTGCAACTGCGGTTGCTACCTTGGGTCTTGGCAATGCAGCCTTCGCTGATGGCCACCAAGTCCTGGATGATATCCACTTCATTATTCCTGGCGGCGCTGGTGGCGGCTGGGACGGCACAGCCCGCGGAACCGGTGAAGCCTTGACCGAAGCTGGCATCGTCGGCACGGCAACATATGAAAACATGTCTGGTGGCGGCGGTGGCGTTGCGATTGGCTACATGATCGAAAATGCAGACAGCAACCACGGCACATTGATGGTCAACTCGACCCCAATCGTGATCCGCTCGCTTACAGGCGTTTTCCCGCATAACTTCCGTGACCTAACATTGGTTTCAGGAACGATCGGTGACTATGCTGCAATCGTTGTACCTGCGGGTAGTGACGTGACCAACATGGAAGAGTTCTTGGCCATGTTCGACGCAGACCCAGCTGGCACACCAATTGGTGGCGGTTCGGTTCCAGGTGGCATGGACCACCTTGTTGCTGCGATGGTTATGGAAGCATCCGGCCGTGACGCATTGGGTGTGAACTACATCCCATACGACGCTGGTGGTACCGCGATGGCGGCTTTGCTGTCTGGTGAAATCAAAGCACTTTCCACTGGTTTCTCTGAAGCGGTCGATCTGGCCAATCAGGGTGAAGTTCAAATTATCGGTGTGACATCAGACGCTCGCGTTGACGCGGCACCAGAAGCCATGACCATGATGGAGCAGGGCATCGATACAACCTTCGTCAACTGGCGCGGTTTCTTTGCGGTTCCTGGCCTGCCGGAAGAGCAGCTGACGGCGTACCAAGACGCGATTGCTGCGATGTATGACACCGAAGAGTGGGAAGCAGTGCGCGCCCGCAACGGTTGGGTCAACATCCACAACTCAGGTGATGATTTCCAAACGTTCCTCGAAGAGCAGGAAACAGTCATTGGTGATCTGATGACAAAATTGGGCTTCCTCTAA
- a CDS encoding response regulator transcription factor, whose translation MKYLLVEDNMDLANAISSRIRLDGHIVDHAAKIADATAFASTGDYDLILLDIMLPDGDGRSFLKQQRAAQNDTPIIVLTARSQVSDRISMLDLGADDYVTKPFDHSELQARCRAVLRRKSGSAQSVLTVGDVEFDTLAGHLSVKGQSINLRNRELRLLELLITSKGQVFSKQKLVDRLFSYDDDVSENAIEVYIGRLRKHLEGSRVQIKTLRGLGYRLDDDG comes from the coding sequence ATGAAATACCTTCTTGTCGAGGACAACATGGACCTAGCAAACGCGATTTCATCGCGCATCCGCCTCGACGGTCATATTGTTGATCACGCTGCGAAAATCGCCGACGCGACCGCCTTTGCATCGACGGGTGATTACGACCTAATCCTGCTCGATATTATGCTGCCCGACGGGGATGGTCGCAGCTTCCTAAAACAGCAACGTGCGGCCCAAAACGACACCCCAATCATCGTTCTGACAGCCCGTAGTCAGGTGTCTGATCGAATCAGTATGTTGGATTTAGGGGCCGACGATTACGTCACAAAGCCCTTCGACCATTCCGAATTACAGGCTAGGTGCCGTGCCGTATTGCGTCGAAAATCGGGTTCTGCGCAGTCCGTTCTGACGGTGGGCGACGTTGAATTTGACACCCTCGCAGGCCACCTCAGCGTCAAAGGGCAAAGCATCAACCTTCGCAATCGCGAACTGCGACTGCTGGAACTTCTGATTACGTCCAAGGGGCAGGTGTTCTCGAAACAGAAGCTGGTTGATCGGCTGTTCTCATACGACGATGACGTATCTGAGAACGCGATTGAGGTGTATATTGGTCGCCTACGCAAACATCTCGAGGGGTCGCGTGTTCAAATCAAAACCCTGCGTGGATTAGGGTATAGGCTGGATGATGACGGATGA
- a CDS encoding sensor histidine kinase: MTDDVNVSGSLRNRLALILTGGAAVLAAILFVVVRALATQVAQQGQDNILNASMSSILDTAIIRDGRVTLDFPYSSLSMLGTSADDRVFYAIYENDSLLSGYGDLRTPDTTSHDHNQFTNSTYNGDPIRIATGARILIGSDGPRTVSVSIAQTQDALSDTLNIISRNVALIGLGFFVLSSALALWAASATSGQLHRLTRSVTRRGPQDLSPVTKEVPSEMGPLVGSLNTFMSRLNHTLTQSEDFIAEAAHRIRTPLATVRSHAEATLQRVEHSENRAALQSMVRAIDESSRAAGQLLDHAMVTFRAENLETEDVDLVELLRELVQRMTPVADMKDITITLNADGPVVLSGDAILLQNALRNLIDNALKYAPAETAVVINVSATPEISVSVMDGGSGFATDEITTLSGRFVRGKDTGNKVGSGLGLTIAKEVTTAHGGTMSLQNRSEGGACVTLHF, translated from the coding sequence ATGACGGATGATGTGAACGTCTCTGGATCGTTACGAAACCGTTTGGCATTGATCCTGACGGGCGGCGCTGCTGTGTTAGCCGCGATACTGTTTGTCGTCGTTCGCGCACTTGCAACACAGGTCGCCCAACAAGGCCAAGACAACATTCTCAATGCGTCTATGTCCTCCATCTTGGACACCGCCATTATCCGTGATGGGCGTGTGACATTGGACTTCCCCTATTCATCTCTGTCCATGCTGGGCACCAGCGCCGATGACCGCGTTTTCTACGCAATTTACGAAAATGACAGTTTGTTATCCGGTTACGGCGACCTTCGGACGCCCGACACCACGTCGCATGACCATAACCAATTCACCAACTCCACGTATAACGGTGATCCCATTCGCATTGCGACCGGCGCCCGTATTTTGATTGGTTCGGACGGTCCACGCACAGTTTCAGTTTCCATCGCACAAACTCAAGACGCCTTGTCAGATACGTTGAATATCATCTCACGCAATGTCGCGTTGATTGGGTTGGGCTTTTTCGTTCTGTCTTCCGCTCTCGCACTTTGGGCCGCATCCGCGACCAGTGGCCAGCTGCACAGGCTCACGCGATCAGTTACGCGTCGTGGCCCCCAAGACCTAAGTCCCGTAACCAAAGAAGTCCCCAGCGAAATGGGGCCGCTGGTAGGATCGCTCAATACTTTCATGTCTCGCCTGAACCATACGCTAACTCAATCCGAAGACTTTATCGCTGAAGCCGCCCACAGGATTCGAACGCCGCTCGCGACTGTTCGCTCGCACGCCGAAGCAACGCTTCAGCGGGTTGAACACTCCGAAAACCGGGCAGCCCTGCAATCCATGGTCCGTGCGATCGACGAAAGCAGCCGTGCCGCTGGCCAATTGCTGGACCATGCGATGGTAACGTTTCGTGCCGAGAACCTCGAAACCGAAGACGTCGATCTTGTTGAGCTTCTGCGTGAACTGGTTCAACGCATGACACCAGTCGCTGACATGAAAGACATCACCATTACCCTGAACGCTGATGGCCCTGTAGTTCTGTCTGGGGATGCCATCTTGTTGCAAAACGCCCTGCGTAACCTGATCGACAACGCGCTTAAATATGCACCTGCTGAAACAGCAGTCGTAATCAATGTGTCTGCCACACCAGAAATTAGCGTCAGTGTTATGGATGGTGGTTCAGGCTTCGCTACAGATGAAATCACAACCCTGTCAGGGCGGTTCGTACGTGGCAAAGATACAGGTAATAAAGTGGGGTCGGGTCTCGGCCTAACAATCGCTAAAGAAGTCACAACCGCACATGGCGGAACAATGTCCTTACAGAACAGATCGGAGGGCGGCGCATGCGTTACCTTGCACTTCTAG
- a CDS encoding ABC transporter substrate-binding protein, producing MRYLALLALCLAPLVAIAQNWEDRQVFGAGNTGAPLRILSSTDASFFTPIIEDFIASNPSASVEYLVTGTADLNKIFRETPNDFDVVISSAMDLQLKLANDGYAARLQDVSHPEWAQWHDSLFAFTSEPAAIVVNRGALGDLPIPNTRQDLIQLMRNHPDHFRGRVGTYDVRQSGLGYLFATQDARASETFWRLTEVMGRINARLYCCSGQMIDDLIAGDLFMAYNVLGSYAQVRAETSNELLVILPSEFPTTMMRTVLASRTAENPQVAEDFIRHLLTLQAAGDPSDFPLPSLSLSEANDGQTTIALNPALMTYLDQMKRDDFIREWEDAIVQDE from the coding sequence ATGCGTTACCTTGCACTTCTAGCCCTGTGCCTAGCGCCACTGGTCGCTATTGCCCAGAACTGGGAAGATCGGCAGGTTTTCGGTGCCGGAAACACGGGTGCGCCACTACGCATCCTTTCCAGCACCGACGCCTCGTTCTTCACACCCATCATTGAAGACTTCATTGCGTCCAATCCATCCGCCTCCGTCGAATACCTCGTCACTGGAACGGCTGATTTGAATAAAATTTTTCGTGAAACACCGAACGACTTCGACGTCGTCATCTCTAGTGCGATGGACCTGCAACTGAAACTCGCCAACGACGGTTATGCTGCCCGTCTGCAGGATGTCAGCCACCCCGAGTGGGCGCAGTGGCACGACAGCCTGTTTGCATTCACGTCCGAACCGGCAGCGATTGTTGTAAACCGCGGTGCCTTGGGCGATCTGCCCATTCCCAACACCCGCCAAGACCTAATCCAGTTGATGCGAAATCATCCCGACCACTTTCGAGGACGTGTCGGCACCTATGACGTCCGCCAGTCGGGATTGGGTTATTTGTTTGCGACCCAAGACGCCCGCGCATCCGAAACATTCTGGCGCCTTACCGAGGTCATGGGCCGCATCAATGCGCGCCTCTACTGCTGCTCAGGTCAAATGATCGACGACCTAATCGCAGGCGATCTGTTCATGGCTTACAACGTTTTAGGAAGTTATGCGCAGGTGCGTGCGGAAACCTCTAACGAGCTATTGGTCATTTTGCCGTCTGAATTTCCAACCACAATGATGCGCACCGTTTTGGCATCACGTACGGCTGAAAATCCACAAGTCGCCGAAGACTTCATCCGTCATCTTCTAACGTTACAGGCTGCAGGGGACCCATCAGACTTCCCACTTCCTTCCCTTTCACTTTCCGAAGCAAATGATGGCCAAACAACCATCGCGCTTAATCCCGCATTGATGACTTACCTGGATCAAATGAAGCGCGATGATTTTATCCGCGAATGGGAAGACGCGATCGTGCAGGATGAGTAA
- a CDS encoding FkbM family methyltransferase: MQIVNSRGVDFPVDGTIIDKHLRKILEKDHYEGPEVRGLERFIKKSDRVLELGAGIGFISTYLLKVLGVKRTLSFEANPDMLPYIREVQGLNGVKNGKVRNQILFNDTADMPEAVPFFITDPLRSSSMVKPSEGFVREVEVPTARLSDVIEEFDPTVIVCDIEGGETEIFEAVEFKNVKRVYAESHRRKYGGLGMRKFFHDMHRHDFFFNARYSADGQVLFNRLLPQHRGLFEK, translated from the coding sequence ATGCAGATCGTAAATTCCCGTGGCGTAGACTTTCCCGTGGACGGGACGATCATCGATAAGCATTTGAGAAAGATTCTTGAGAAAGATCACTATGAGGGACCTGAAGTTCGCGGTCTTGAGCGGTTTATCAAAAAGAGTGACCGTGTTTTAGAGCTCGGTGCAGGGATCGGCTTTATTTCGACCTATCTTCTTAAAGTTCTCGGCGTGAAACGAACGCTGTCGTTTGAAGCCAACCCGGACATGTTACCCTACATCCGCGAGGTGCAGGGTTTGAATGGTGTTAAGAACGGTAAGGTGCGAAACCAAATCCTCTTTAACGACACGGCTGACATGCCTGAGGCGGTGCCGTTCTTTATCACTGATCCACTGCGTAGCTCTTCGATGGTTAAACCTAGTGAAGGTTTCGTGCGTGAAGTTGAAGTGCCGACAGCGCGACTGAGCGATGTCATCGAAGAATTCGATCCGACTGTGATCGTTTGTGACATCGAAGGCGGAGAGACAGAGATATTTGAAGCTGTAGAGTTTAAGAACGTCAAACGGGTCTACGCTGAATCGCACCGTCGTAAGTATGGCGGTTTAGGTATGCGTAAGTTCTTCCACGATATGCATCGTCACGACTTCTTCTTTAACGCACGCTACTCTGCAGATGGTCAGGTGTTGTTTAACCGGCTCTTGCCGCAGCATCGTGGTTTGTTCGAAAAGTAG